The genomic DNA CGGATCATCTGCCGTACGCCGGTCATCGCGAACCCGCCGAGAAGCGCGGGGAAGACCAGGGCGGTGATGATCTCGCGCGGGTGGTCGCCGGTCAGGCCGATGCCGACGAGTACGGCGGTGACGGCGGGGATCAGCCAGCCGGCGGTCCGCAGGGGCAAGGTGGCCCCGACGGTGACGGAGACGTACACGAAGAGGACCAGCCACGGGGTGCCCAGCGTCAGGGAGAGGGCGACGGCCAGGGCGCCGAGGAAGGCGATCGTCGTGCCGACCCGGCGACGGTCCAGCGCCTTCGACGTGTGGCGGAAGACGAGGACCAGGTACGTCCCGACGAAGACCGCCAGGCCGAGGGCGCCGAGCGCGGTGGCCCACGGCGTGTGGTTGCCGTCGAGGAGGTCCTTGACCGGGGCGCTCATGAACGCGAGCCAGATGCCGATCCAGAGCAGCTTGACGCCCACCTGGCGGCGGTTGGTCGGCGGGCGCCCGATCCCTACGAACGTCGCGTCGTCGTTCACGCCTTGAGGGTGTCCTTCCGGTAGAGCCAGGCCGCGCCACCCGCGAAGAGCAGGAAGTAGACGAAGAGGATGCCGACGTCCTTGGCGTGCGGCGAGCCGCCCATCTCGACGGCCTGGCCGAGTGAAGCGTACGCGTGGGTGGGCAGCCACTCGGAGATGTTCTGGAGCCACTGCGGGAAGGTCGCGCTCGGCATCCACAGGCCGCCGAGGATCGACAGCGCAAAGTAGATGATCATGGTGATCGGGCGGACCGCGTCGCCGCTGGCGATGTAGCCGATGGCGACCCCGAGCGCGGCGAAGACCAGCGAACCGGCCCAGATGACCCCGACCAGCGCGAACCACTGCCAGGCGTCCATCCGCACGTGCTTGACGGCAGCGGCGACCAGGAAGACGACCACGATGCACGGCAGGGTGACCATCGCGGCGCTGGCGATCTTCGCCAGGACGTAGCCGCGGCTGGGCAGTGCGGTCAGGCGCAGCTGGCGGACCCAGCCCTTCTCACGCTCCTTGGCGATGCGCTCGCTGTTGCCCATCAGCACGGCGGTCAGCGCGCCGAACGAGGCCATCGAGACCATGAAGAAGGCCTGCAGGGTCAGGTCGGTGTGCGGGACCTTGTCGGTGGTGTTCTGCGTGCCGGAGATCAGCAGGTAGATCACCGACGGATAGATGATCGAGAAGAACATGAACTTCTTGTTCCGCAGCGTGCGGGTCACTTCGAGCCTGATCAGTGTCCACGAGAAGAAATTCATCA from Streptomyces sp. NBC_01707 includes the following:
- a CDS encoding ABC transporter permease → MMNFFSWTLIRLEVTRTLRNKKFMFFSIIYPSVIYLLISGTQNTTDKVPHTDLTLQAFFMVSMASFGALTAVLMGNSERIAKEREKGWVRQLRLTALPSRGYVLAKIASAAMVTLPCIVVVFLVAAAVKHVRMDAWQWFALVGVIWAGSLVFAALGVAIGYIASGDAVRPITMIIYFALSILGGLWMPSATFPQWLQNISEWLPTHAYASLGQAVEMGGSPHAKDVGILFVYFLLFAGGAAWLYRKDTLKA